The Brachypodium distachyon strain Bd21 chromosome 4, Brachypodium_distachyon_v3.0, whole genome shotgun sequence nucleotide sequence CGAGAGCCAAAACACCCTAAGGAAATCTGCTTTACATGCTGGCATGAACATCCAGCTGGAACTTTCCCTAGAGCATGTGTCACTAGGTAAAGTAATGTTTTCCTAGAGCTTGTCAGTTTGCCCCTAGGTAAACAAGTGTTTACCGACTATACTGTCCCTAGTATCCTTTACCTAGAGCAATGGCTAGGTAAAGCCTTTACCTATGGTTTTTTGCCTTTCACCTAGGGTATTTGTGTCTAGGGAAAACTCTAGTTTCTAGTAGTGATGTAGAGATCCATTATGCAGGTCATTATATGTGACAAGCGAAGCTGGGGCAATTCGGAATCTCTGAAGCCCTATATGCGGGAACCATACAACGACGCGAAAcatttttataatttttttagcgAAATACCCTACTTTATTAGCTTAACACAAATGTTGGAATACAAGAGATATCAGGGGTATCTATAAGCCACACCCGGTGTCCAGCAGCAAGAGTGGACGCGGCTTTGAAGAGATTGTGGGCATCAATGTTGGTCTCTCGCTTCTCATGAGAAAGAAGGACCTCGTCGaacctcttcttcctctcctggAACTCTCTAGAAATGGAGCTATATGAACACAGGTTTTCCTCTTGAAGATTCTTGACCAGGCCACGTTCATGCAATTAGAAGTAACTTGTACCGATCTCAAGTGTAGAGCAGTGGCCAAGGCCAGAGCTTCACAGCACGCAATGGCTTCAAGGATTTCCGGCGAGTTGAGGCCATCAATGGTGACCGAAGAGGTTCCCAGAAATTCTCCGCTAGCACCCCGACAGACAGCAGCGACTGCACTTGTGCGCCCAAAACGGGACAGTACAGCATCGGCATTAACCTTCGCTAAGCCTGTCAAAGGCGGGATCCATCTCAGTTTAGCAACAGACCGCTGCACCTGTTGTGCAGGAGAAGGCTTGTTCTCCATTGGAACCTGAAGATCATCCAGAAAACGCTGATAGTGGACTTTGAAATTATTCATCATGAAAGTCCAAAGAGGATCTTCGTTAGCTTTTCCTGGTTCCAGGTTTCAAATAAAGTTGCCAGCCAGGATCTCGCGCCAGGAGACACACTAGCAATAACATGTTCCAACAGATCCTCATCTACCAAGGACCAGACACAACAAGCCATGTTGCAGTGGATTAGGGCATGCCGCCAGTCATCGTTCGCACCCCGACAAATAGGACAAAGCTTACTGTCAGCCATATGGCAATCTTCCCTGTGCTTCTTCGTCTCCGCTAACATATGATAAGCAGAACAAAACAGGGAACTTGCCCTTCTTCTCAAAATGCCATGCCGAGAAATCATGTTGGCGCCAATTACTCAGCGGGATGTTACCAATAAGCTCGATGTCCATAGCATAAAAATGCTCGGCAAGGAGAGTCCGACCTCCACGAGCAGTCTGCTTCATTGATCAATTCAGACACAAGCTCCAGTGGTTGCAGAGATTTAGCGCCCACCGGCCTGATATGAACACGCCAACATTTTTATACGGGCATATTGAGCATTTTATATGATTTACTGAACAATGACCCATAGGATAATAGCTAGCTGACAATAAAAAttggaaaataaaaggaaaacaaagctTTCTCTTCACTAAGATATGAtttcttcacaaaaaaaaatccattgtCCAAGTTTTTATATTTTCATCACATCTTTTTTGAACCTAATCAATTAAGTATTAATATCAAGATATGGCATCCAAAAATAACCTATTCCATAATAGAAGGTTTTAATTAAGAATTACTTTATTAATTAATATGTGGCATTAAGATATGAAACTGCAAATCTTAGtaccaagtttttttttttgaaaataaatctAGCGCTATCAATTTGaggtcatataaaccacagcTTCTCATGGATGACTCGTTATTGaagtgtgtgtgcgtgtggaCATCTGCAGACAATTATCCATAGAGTTATTACTGAACGAGTCATGGTGAATGGCATCGATTCCTGGGTGGTATTGCACAGCCCACCGTTTTCCGAAACATCCCACTCTCTATATATCCCGCAGGACGGAGGATTCACGGATGGTCTGTGTAACAATTCAGAGCACAAGGCCAAGGCGCGGCACGCAAATCTTCTCTCGCAACCTCCTCTGTTTATCAGGCACAGGAAATCAGGAATGAATGAACCCATCAGAGAACCCTTCGATCGGTTCCTTTCCCACTGTTGCTGCCCGGTGGACGGTGGCTCTCTCGCGGCAGTACTACTGCTACATTCCAAGCCGTGACGCTTCCAGAATCGAGAACACCGGAGAGCACCTTTCAGTCACGGGTCGGTCGAGCCCGTGAGATGGAACCAAAGTCTGTACGCATTGTTAAATGGTAGCACGGCTGCGATAGAAGGCAGGAAAGGTCCGAATGCCTCTTCACATGCGCTTGTTCCATGTGAGTTGGAGGCTTGCGTCGTCGGCCCTCCCCGTCCCTTTCTCTTCCTCAGCGTGCCCCTACTCAAATTGCGCGCTCATTGCCCTCGACCTCCAGGTTCCGATCATCTCCCAACCACTACTGGCTAACGCTTTGGCTCCTACTACCTCCTACGCTGGATATAAAACAGGCAGGAGTGGAGTAAGTTCGAAGATGGCGAAGCCAATGTCGTTTCTTGTGTTGCAAGTGCTGCTGGTTcctgttcttctttttcttcttccaggtGCGGAATGCCAGAGctctcatggcggcggcgcaaatCTGACGGTGACGGGCACGGTGTTCTGTGACGCGTGCTCCCGCAGCTCCTTCTCCAACCACAGCTACTTCTTGCCAGGTACGGTCTTCCGTTGGTATGCAGATGCCAGGTTTATTGCAAATGCAAGTGCAAAGTATACACAACACAGGATCGGTTACTTGTTACTTGTCCAGTAGAGTTGTTTCTGTCTGAAATTCATGTGCATAATGTACTTGTAACTTGATACTACTGGAGTTTGTTTACTTGTTACCTGCAAAATGTTTCTATGAACAAATTGAGCGCattaaattttttttcccaCTGCTACCACTGTACTAACCTCAAGATTTTAACCCGCGGAATTTGCACGCATTTCAGCAAACTTCTCCCAAGTTCTGAGCTAACTTTCCTTTGTTCGTCAGGCGTCAGAGTAAGAATCGACTGCACGTTCGGAGCAAACTCCCCGTCCAAAGAAGAGATCAAGATCACAGCCGAGAAGACCACCAACAGCTACGGCGCGTACCAGCTGGACATCCCGGCGATCGACGGCGTCGGctgcaccaccgccgccgccgccgtctccttctGCCGGGCCGCCGTGCTGGACAACCCCTCCGCGCTCTGCAACGTGCCGGCCCTGACCACCACCGTGGGCCACATCTCTTTCTCCACGCAGGCCCAGGAGCCCAACTCCAACGCCAACGTCTGCCTCTACAACCTCAACTCGCTCTACTACCG carries:
- the LOC100839852 gene encoding leucine-rich repeat extensin-like protein 3; its protein translation is MPLHMRLFHVSWRLASSALPVPFSSSACPYSNCALIALDLQVPIISQPLLANALAPTTSYAGYKTGRSGVSSKMAKPMSFLVLQVLLVPVLLFLLPGAECQSSHGGGANLTVTGTVFCDACSRSSFSNHSYFLPGVRVRIDCTFGANSPSKEEIKITAEKTTNSYGAYQLDIPAIDGVGCTTAAAAVSFCRAAVLDNPSALCNVPALTTTVGHISFSTQAQEPNSNANVCLYNLNSLYYRPRPNKGPGLCDDDGGGPLQPAALNDSLFYCPRWPWPPIPFCTPRPWFPPIPFFTPPPPAFPFPLPPFPPFPFFTPPSPPPPAFPFNLPPWPWTPPAPAPAPPSFPFPRLPPIFSAPSPPPPPPPPAFPFPNLPPFPHLPPFAFPPLPSFYSPPPPPPPPPPPPPPPSFHWPFPPLPFFPPTSPSAPSPPPLKRSRKDPTTWSSSKTTPAP